A window of the Syntrophaceae bacterium genome harbors these coding sequences:
- the trxA gene encoding thioredoxin, with translation MIVRCLHCGVKNRIPRVRLQDRPACGSCHAPLDEMIIRCLHCGAKNRMPENRIHDRPLCGVCKTPLIICHAPAYPVDVNDQNFSREVVGEACSVLVDCWAPWCGPCRTMEPVMEDLAVKYGGAVKIAKLNVDENPLTASQYTIRSIPTLLFFRGGVVVQRLVGAQSRESVEEQLLATIKTN, from the coding sequence ATGATCGTCCGGTGCCTCCATTGCGGGGTCAAGAACCGCATCCCCCGGGTCCGCCTCCAGGACCGCCCCGCCTGCGGGAGCTGCCATGCCCCGCTGGATGAAATGATCATCCGGTGTCTCCACTGCGGCGCCAAGAACCGCATGCCGGAAAACCGGATTCACGACCGCCCCCTCTGCGGTGTCTGCAAGACCCCGCTGATCATATGCCACGCCCCCGCCTATCCCGTCGATGTGAACGACCAGAACTTCTCCCGTGAGGTCGTGGGTGAGGCCTGCTCCGTCCTGGTGGACTGCTGGGCCCCCTGGTGCGGCCCTTGCCGGACCATGGAACCCGTTATGGAAGATCTGGCCGTGAAGTACGGCGGCGCGGTGAAGATCGCCAAACTCAACGTCGACGAAAACCCTCTGACGGCCTCCCAGTACACCATCCGGAGCATCCCGACGCTCCTGTTCTTCCGGGGCGGGGTGGTGGTGCAGCGGCTGGTGGGCGCCCAGTCCAGGGAATCGGTTGAGGAACAGCTCCTGGCAACCATCAAGACGAACTGA
- the ybaK gene encoding Cys-tRNA(Pro) deacylase has translation MSKDKIPATPAVRFLRERGIDFKLRPYRYEEHGGTRVSARELGVSEHQIIKTLVMEDESGAPLIILMHGDRQVSTKAFARQLGVKSVSPCEPKTAERHTGYKVGGTSPFGTRKPLKIYLEESIAGLPRILINAGGRGILAEMSPADLIRVLNPVAVQVAIE, from the coding sequence ATGTCCAAGGACAAGATCCCGGCGACTCCCGCGGTCCGTTTCCTCAGGGAACGGGGAATCGATTTCAAGCTTCGTCCCTACCGTTACGAGGAGCACGGCGGGACGCGCGTATCCGCCCGGGAGCTGGGCGTCAGCGAACACCAGATCATCAAGACGCTGGTCATGGAAGACGAGAGCGGCGCCCCGCTGATCATCCTGATGCACGGGGACCGGCAGGTTTCAACCAAGGCCTTCGCCAGGCAGCTGGGAGTCAAGAGCGTGTCACCCTGTGAACCGAAAACGGCGGAGCGGCACACCGGTTACAAGGTGGGGGGAACATCCCCCTTCGGAACCCGGAAACCACTGAAAATCTATCTCGAAGAGAGCATTGCCGGCCTGCCAAGGATCCTCATTAACGCGGGTGGCCGGGGCATCCTGGCGGAGATGTCGCCGGCCGATCTGATCCGAGTCCTCAACCCGGTCGCCGTGCAGGTCGCCATTGAATGA
- a CDS encoding pyridoxamine 5'-phosphate oxidase family protein, translating into MLERMKELLKRKDLCVMATESEGLPHCSLMSYAVSDDGREVWMLTLMGTRKYRNLLANPNVSLLVDTREDARMPGRPRPVALTINGCFRSPDSPEREAGIRRRLVERHPVLEDLAKNPEARVLVVRIRSFQLLDGIAEAHFLEID; encoded by the coding sequence ATGCTGGAGCGGATGAAGGAACTGCTGAAACGGAAGGACCTGTGCGTCATGGCCACGGAGTCGGAAGGGCTTCCGCATTGTTCGCTCATGTCCTACGCGGTCTCCGACGACGGACGGGAAGTCTGGATGCTGACCCTGATGGGGACCAGAAAATACCGGAACCTGCTTGCGAATCCGAACGTCAGCCTGCTGGTGGACACGCGGGAGGACGCCCGGATGCCCGGCCGGCCCCGGCCAGTGGCCCTTACCATCAACGGCTGCTTCCGTTCTCCCGATTCACCCGAACGGGAGGCCGGCATTCGCCGCCGCCTTGTCGAGCGGCACCCCGTCCTGGAGGATCTGGCGAAAAATCCGGAGGCCCGGGTTCTGGTCGTCCGGATTCGCTCCTTCCAGCTTCTCGACGGGATCGCCGAGGCCCATTTCCTGGAGATCGATTGA
- the mutY gene encoding A/G-specific adenine glycosylase — translation MERPRPRRSAGPDERTPLIRRKLLRWYRKNRRALPWRETRDPYAVWVSEIMLQQTRVETVIPYYRRFMERFPDAASLADASPDEVLKVWENLGYYSRARNLHEAAKIVAARHGGLLPEPQEDLAGLPGIGEYTAGAIGSIAFGLPVPAVDGNVRRVLARVYAIGEPVATGTGKSRIRALAAGLVSPEDPGAFNQALMDLGSGICTPAFPRCPECPLADVCEAFRQGRQEALPVTSPKKTLPCESAVAAVLRDRDGRFLVVRRPPRGFLGGLWKFPGGFLRPGEDLREGLRRTVREETGIRVSILEELVSVNTVYSHFRLLLTAFHCRKRGGGSAPPEGPGRQWATFEEMNGLAFSKADRLLFPAVQVLRPSR, via the coding sequence ATGGAGCGCCCCCGGCCCCGCAGGTCCGCCGGGCCGGACGAGCGTACGCCCCTGATCCGGCGGAAGCTTCTCCGGTGGTATCGGAAAAACCGTCGGGCTCTTCCCTGGCGGGAAACCCGGGATCCCTACGCCGTCTGGGTCTCGGAGATCATGCTCCAGCAGACCCGGGTGGAAACGGTCATCCCGTACTACAGGCGCTTCATGGAGCGTTTCCCCGACGCCGCATCCCTGGCGGACGCCTCGCCCGATGAAGTCCTGAAGGTCTGGGAAAACCTGGGCTATTATTCCCGGGCCCGGAACCTCCACGAAGCGGCGAAGATCGTGGCGGCCCGGCACGGCGGCCTGCTTCCGGAGCCGCAGGAGGACCTGGCGGGCCTGCCGGGAATCGGCGAATACACGGCAGGCGCCATCGGGAGCATCGCCTTCGGCCTCCCCGTCCCGGCGGTGGACGGCAACGTCCGCCGTGTCCTGGCAAGGGTATACGCCATCGGGGAGCCCGTCGCTACCGGCACCGGGAAATCGAGGATCCGGGCGCTCGCGGCGGGACTCGTCTCCCCGGAGGATCCCGGGGCCTTCAACCAGGCCCTGATGGACCTGGGGTCCGGAATCTGCACCCCCGCCTTTCCCCGCTGTCCCGAATGCCCCCTGGCGGACGTCTGCGAAGCCTTCCGGCAGGGCCGCCAGGAAGCGCTGCCCGTGACGTCCCCGAAAAAGACCCTGCCCTGCGAATCCGCCGTCGCGGCCGTTCTCCGGGACCGGGACGGCCGCTTCCTGGTTGTCCGGCGGCCGCCACGTGGATTCCTGGGCGGGCTGTGGAAGTTCCCCGGCGGTTTCCTCCGGCCCGGCGAGGATCTCCGTGAGGGGCTCCGGCGAACCGTGCGGGAAGAGACGGGGATCCGGGTCAGCATCCTCGAGGAGCTGGTTTCGGTGAACACCGTCTATTCCCACTTCCGCCTCCTCCTGACGGCCTTCCACTGCCGGAAGCGGGGCGGCGGGAGCGCGCCTCCCGAAGGCCCCGGCCGGCAATGGGCCACCTTCGAGGAGATGAACGGTCTGGCCTTTTCCAAGGCAGACCGGCTGCTGTTCCCGGCCGTCCAGGTTCTCCGGCCGTCCCGCTGA
- the metG gene encoding methionine--tRNA ligase: MEKAYYITTPIYYVNASPHIGHAYTTIVADVMARYYRNLGYRTFFLTGTDEHGDKIAEAAAKAGISPQEFTDRISAQFRDLWPELMVTNDYFIRTTDKNHVRTVQALLQKVYDQGDIYFGHYEGYYCVGCERFYTEKELVDGNCPDHQTPPLHRKESNYFFKMSAYQDWLIQYIQEHPDFIRPERYRNEVLAFLREPLEDLCISRPKTRLTWGIDLPFDDKYVTYVWFDALINYVTGVDYPDGENFRTFWPAAQHLIAKDILKPHGIYWPTMLKAMGIEPYRNLNVHGYWNVDQSKMSKSLGNVVKPLDLKDKYGLDAFRYFLLRDMVFGLDSSFSEEAFVQRANSDLANDLGNLVSRSVTMAIKYGAGKVPAPTAIVPEEDGILQETAARTLAEVGTCFGELALHKALIAIWELIGVTNKYIVEREPWNLAKDSNRKARLETILYNLLETLRIVAVLVMPFMPGSAEKILRQIGIVDPARQTMETIRTWGGLAPGLALTRGESLFPRITYSKEEQPVETKKAPLAPIKPEISYEDFEKVDLRAAKILEAEPVPKSSKLIKLKIDIGEERTIVAGIAKDYKAEELVGKTIVVVVNLKPTKLMGVESRGMLLATDSEEGLTLVSFDRSALTGGKVR; this comes from the coding sequence ATGGAAAAGGCCTATTACATCACCACGCCCATTTATTACGTCAATGCCTCACCCCACATCGGCCACGCCTACACCACCATTGTCGCCGATGTCATGGCCCGCTATTACCGAAACCTCGGCTACCGGACCTTTTTCCTCACCGGAACGGACGAACACGGGGACAAAATCGCCGAAGCCGCCGCCAAGGCCGGCATCAGCCCCCAGGAATTCACCGACCGGATCAGCGCCCAGTTCCGGGATCTCTGGCCCGAGCTCATGGTTACCAACGACTATTTCATCCGCACGACCGACAAGAACCACGTCCGGACCGTCCAGGCCCTCCTACAGAAAGTCTACGACCAGGGGGACATCTATTTCGGGCATTACGAGGGCTATTACTGCGTCGGCTGCGAGCGCTTCTACACGGAGAAGGAACTCGTCGACGGCAACTGCCCCGACCACCAGACCCCTCCCCTGCATCGCAAGGAAAGCAACTACTTCTTCAAGATGAGCGCCTACCAGGACTGGCTGATCCAGTACATCCAGGAGCACCCCGACTTCATCCGCCCTGAGCGGTACCGGAACGAAGTCCTGGCTTTCCTCCGGGAGCCCCTGGAGGACCTGTGCATCTCCCGGCCGAAGACCCGCCTGACCTGGGGCATCGACCTGCCTTTCGACGACAAGTATGTGACCTACGTCTGGTTCGACGCCCTGATCAACTACGTGACCGGCGTCGACTACCCCGACGGGGAGAATTTCCGGACCTTCTGGCCGGCGGCCCAGCATCTCATCGCCAAGGATATCCTCAAGCCCCACGGGATCTACTGGCCCACCATGCTGAAGGCCATGGGGATCGAGCCCTACCGGAACCTGAACGTCCACGGCTACTGGAACGTCGATCAGAGCAAGATGTCCAAGAGCTTGGGCAACGTGGTCAAGCCCCTGGACCTGAAGGACAAATACGGCCTGGACGCCTTCCGCTACTTCCTCCTTCGGGACATGGTCTTCGGACTCGATTCGAGCTTCAGCGAAGAGGCCTTCGTCCAGCGGGCCAACTCCGACCTGGCCAACGACCTGGGAAACCTGGTGAGCCGGTCGGTAACCATGGCCATCAAGTACGGAGCGGGAAAAGTCCCGGCCCCGACGGCCATCGTTCCGGAGGAAGACGGGATTCTGCAGGAGACCGCCGCCCGGACCCTTGCCGAGGTGGGGACCTGCTTCGGTGAACTGGCCCTTCACAAGGCCCTGATCGCCATCTGGGAACTCATCGGCGTCACGAACAAATACATCGTCGAACGGGAGCCCTGGAACCTCGCCAAGGATTCCAACCGGAAGGCCCGGTTGGAGACCATTCTGTACAACCTCCTGGAAACACTGCGGATCGTCGCCGTCCTGGTGATGCCGTTCATGCCCGGATCGGCGGAAAAGATTCTCCGGCAGATCGGCATCGTCGATCCGGCCCGGCAGACCATGGAAACCATCAGGACATGGGGCGGCCTGGCTCCCGGGCTGGCCCTAACGCGTGGTGAGTCGCTCTTCCCGCGCATCACTTACAGCAAGGAGGAACAGCCCGTGGAGACGAAAAAAGCCCCCCTGGCACCCATAAAGCCTGAAATTTCCTACGAGGATTTCGAGAAGGTCGACCTCCGGGCCGCGAAGATCCTGGAAGCGGAACCGGTTCCGAAGTCCAGCAAGCTCATCAAGCTGAAAATCGACATCGGCGAGGAGCGGACCATCGTCGCCGGCATCGCCAAGGACTACAAGGCGGAAGAGCTGGTGGGGAAAACGATTGTCGTCGTGGTCAACCTCAAGCCCACGAAGCTCATGGGCGTCGAGTCGCGGGGGATGCTCCTGGCGACGGACAGCGAAGAGGGCCTGACGCTGGTGAGCTTCGACCGGTCCGCCCTGACGGGAGGAAAGGTCCGGTAG
- a CDS encoding penicillin acylase family protein, with protein sequence MDIIMKRLKVLVLVVMAAPILTAMGCARLNSFQREGDIRADGLKAPVEVVRDEKGMAYLYAADDHDLLWAQGFVTAQDRLFQMELIRLLASGRISELAGPAGREADVRMRTIGFLRQGRKHAAILSGEAKRSMQAYLDGVNAFIARPPDWPLEFKLAGIRPTPWAIEDSLAIAYFMGWGSAANLKDEIIAQTLVEKLGPERARELFPLNINPDEARECPASDRIRQGSLPAKRHLDLASDRTLMALSADQTAGWRVGSNNWATGAALSPSGKPIVANDPHLDARLLPGPWYPCGLILPSSRAVIASIPGVPGLSIGRTDRIALGVTNSYSDAQDLYIETVDPGNPGRYLEGGKSLPFETITETLKIKDRSAAGGFREETVLVRLTKRGPVVSGVLKGIANDHVVSLRWSPFETMAPSLGTERLLKARNVEEVRESLRGLTIIMLNFVFADVDGNFGWQTTGRLPIRARGEGVVPHKVTDDRDDWTGWIPFDTMPHSYNPPRGWVGTCNHHAVPCDYPHYYTSHVSASYRYRRLIELLDAPGKKTVEDHWRFQRDAMNLMARRIAPVMSDALLKHEDTKTLGRILSHWDFVDDPDQAAPAVFQAVYRRFFFAVYRDELGPSLTELLADNPYFWQESLQKMVLAGESPWFDDVSTPAVRETRDDLLHRAGLEAMRELGPIYGGDPEGWRWGRMHRLTLVSPIRREGFAAALLGGGSHAMGGSQETLYRASYDYNHPHDVTLSASLRMVMDLGDPDKVMAVLPGGVSGRLFDPHSKDQVEPFMNGEVRSWWFSDRKIRENARTILRLLPGKQE encoded by the coding sequence ATGGACATCATTATGAAAAGACTGAAGGTTTTGGTCCTTGTGGTCATGGCCGCCCCGATTCTCACGGCCATGGGCTGCGCCCGGCTGAACTCCTTCCAGAGGGAGGGAGACATCCGCGCGGACGGCTTGAAGGCCCCCGTGGAGGTGGTCCGCGACGAAAAGGGGATGGCTTACCTCTATGCGGCCGACGACCACGATCTGCTCTGGGCGCAAGGTTTCGTGACGGCCCAGGACCGGCTTTTCCAGATGGAGCTGATCCGTCTCCTCGCCTCCGGCCGCATCTCCGAGCTGGCGGGTCCGGCAGGCCGGGAAGCGGATGTCCGCATGCGGACCATCGGCTTCCTCCGGCAGGGGAGGAAACATGCAGCCATCCTGAGCGGCGAGGCGAAGCGTTCCATGCAGGCTTATCTGGACGGCGTGAACGCCTTCATCGCGCGCCCACCGGACTGGCCGCTGGAATTCAAACTGGCGGGCATCCGGCCGACGCCCTGGGCCATCGAGGATTCCCTCGCCATCGCCTACTTCATGGGCTGGGGTTCGGCGGCGAATCTCAAGGATGAAATCATCGCCCAGACGCTGGTCGAAAAACTGGGGCCCGAGCGGGCGCGGGAGCTTTTTCCCCTGAATATCAATCCCGACGAGGCACGTGAATGCCCGGCGTCGGACAGGATCCGGCAGGGCTCCCTGCCGGCAAAACGCCATCTCGATCTTGCCTCAGACCGGACCCTGATGGCCTTGTCGGCGGATCAGACCGCGGGATGGCGCGTGGGAAGCAACAACTGGGCGACGGGAGCCGCCCTTTCCCCAAGCGGCAAGCCCATCGTCGCCAACGATCCGCACCTCGACGCCCGCCTGCTCCCGGGTCCCTGGTATCCCTGCGGCCTGATCCTTCCCTCCTCGAGGGCGGTGATCGCATCCATCCCGGGCGTGCCGGGCCTCAGCATCGGCCGGACCGACCGCATCGCCCTGGGGGTGACCAACTCCTACAGCGACGCCCAGGATCTCTACATCGAGACGGTTGATCCGGGCAACCCCGGTCGCTACCTCGAAGGCGGGAAGTCCCTTCCCTTCGAGACGATCACGGAGACGCTGAAAATAAAGGACAGGAGCGCCGCCGGCGGTTTCCGGGAGGAAACGGTCCTCGTCCGCCTCACGAAGCGGGGCCCCGTCGTGTCCGGTGTCCTGAAAGGCATCGCCAACGATCATGTCGTCAGCCTGCGCTGGTCGCCCTTCGAGACGATGGCGCCCTCCCTGGGTACCGAGCGCCTGCTGAAGGCCCGGAACGTCGAGGAGGTGCGGGAAAGCCTGCGCGGCCTGACGATCATCATGCTGAACTTCGTCTTTGCCGACGTGGACGGGAATTTCGGCTGGCAGACGACGGGCCGCCTGCCCATCCGGGCGCGGGGAGAGGGGGTTGTTCCCCATAAGGTTACGGACGACCGCGACGACTGGACCGGCTGGATCCCCTTCGACACGATGCCCCATTCCTACAATCCGCCGAGAGGCTGGGTGGGAACCTGCAATCATCACGCGGTTCCTTGCGATTATCCTCACTACTACACGTCTCACGTGTCGGCCTCCTACCGCTACCGGCGGCTGATCGAACTTTTGGACGCGCCGGGGAAGAAGACGGTGGAGGACCACTGGCGCTTCCAGCGGGACGCCATGAACCTGATGGCCCGGCGGATCGCGCCCGTCATGTCGGATGCCCTGCTTAAGCACGAGGACACGAAAACCCTGGGCCGCATCCTCAGCCACTGGGATTTTGTCGACGATCCGGACCAGGCGGCGCCGGCCGTTTTCCAGGCGGTGTATCGCCGGTTTTTCTTCGCCGTTTACCGGGACGAGCTGGGACCATCTCTCACGGAACTCCTGGCCGACAATCCCTACTTCTGGCAGGAATCCCTCCAGAAAATGGTCCTGGCCGGGGAATCGCCCTGGTTCGACGACGTCTCGACGCCCGCCGTCAGGGAAACGAGGGACGACCTCCTGCACCGCGCCGGGCTGGAGGCGATGCGGGAACTGGGTCCTATTTACGGCGGCGACCCGGAAGGGTGGCGGTGGGGCCGCATGCATCGCCTGACCCTGGTGTCTCCGATCCGCCGCGAGGGGTTTGCGGCGGCCCTTCTGGGCGGCGGGTCCCATGCCATGGGCGGCTCCCAGGAAACCCTCTACCGCGCCAGCTACGATTACAACCATCCCCATGACGTAACACTTTCCGCGTCCCTGCGCATGGTCATGGACCTGGGGGATCCCGACAAGGTCATGGCCGTTCTTCCCGGTGGCGTCTCCGGCCGCCTCTTCGACCCTCACAGCAAGGACCAGGTGGAACCCTTCATGAATGGGGAGGTGCGTTCCTGGTGGTTCAGCGACCGGAAAATCCGGGAAAACGCCCGGACGATCCTGCGTTTACTCCCGGGAAAACAGGAGTGA